One genomic region from Rosa rugosa chromosome 1, drRosRugo1.1, whole genome shotgun sequence encodes:
- the LOC133725121 gene encoding putative disease resistance protein At3g14460 produces the protein MEPKNRETEIGSGLLGLGRFAFPHWIRTFPNRFQIRIRVSRAFPTRFRFRFRNGKRGHFGVSVHHREQRRKENKKDHQKIQETTQGGGWAASPGVVRLENCRNCQLLPPLGQLCSLKELYIRKMPGVVNVGQEFYGEGSLPFPRLEILEFERMDFWKEWFSYQQDQGLETFPCLKMLSIKNCWKLQGRLPENLHLLSTLVIHQCEQLVVSITNYKSLCDLKINNCRQVIHRSAAQFESLEALELSSISEFVLQAEEFVRGLTKTKDLKITVSKKPTFLRENEDRLLENPISVPHFFISNSHLVLFHYLSSLQKLHIYDCSSIISFEEVCFPPFLKEIEIVRCHSLVYFARYQIAPQLRRLSIRVCKNFKSLVEIEVGSTQTSSYWSSSSSASTHCLMMQKETSSLEDLAINSCPSMTSLGYLLIRTLKHLRISDCANMEKIVDRFHDNILLEEIQLWRCPNLKSFPEGLCHLTNLLSLSIINCESFVSFPREVFPRSAFNLRMIEISNCHNLEGIPKGMQNLNSLQDFHGLASFLEEGFPTNLTRLVVWKVKNCKALLELGLHSLTSLRELYISGEDPDLVSFPPEDKMTPPLPKSLIQITIADFPNLTKLSKGFQFLTSLEYLEVSSCPKLASIPEGGLPLSLTRLYVIQCPLLKERCNPMKGRYWSTIAHIPCITNGDMDIRFYSLQESRSRLSTTHSVLKCCTTPYSSY, from the exons ATGGAACCGAAGAATCGTGAAACCGAAATCGGTTCGGGTTTGCTCGGTTTAGGACGTTTCGCGTTTCCTCATTGGATACGGACGTTTCCAAACCGTTTCCAAATTAGGATACGCGTTTCCCGAGCGTTTCCGACCCGTTTCCGTTTCCGTTTCCGAAACGGGAAACGCGGCCATTTTGGCGTTTCCGTGCATCATAG agaacaaagaagaaaggaaaacaaGAAAGACCACCAAAAGATCCAGGAGACTACTCAAGGGGGAGGTTGGGCGGCATCCCCAGGGGTGGTGAGGTTAGAAAATTGTAGAAACTGCCAGCTCTTGCCACCACTTGGGCAATTGTGTTCTCTGAAAGAGCTATATATAAGAAAAATGCCTGGAGTGGTAAATGTAGGGCAGGAGTTTTATGGGGAGGGTAGCTTGCCTTTCCCTCGATTAGAAATTCTGGAATTTGAGCGGATGGACTTTTGGAAGGAGTGGTTTTCCTATCAACAAGATCAGGGACTTGAAACTTTCCCTTGCTTGAAAATGCTTTCCATCAAAAACTGCTGGAAACTGCAGGGTCGGTTACCTGAGAACCTTCATTTACTGTCCACGCTTGTGATTCATCAATGTGAGCAGCTAGTGGTTTCAATCACAAATTATAAAAGCCTTTGTGActtgaaaataaataattgcaGACAGGTGATCCATAGAAGTGCTGCTCAGTTTGAGTCACTAGAGGCACTAGAGCTTTCAAGTATTTCAGAGTTCGTACTCCAAGCAGAGGAATTTGTGAGAGGGTTGACAAAAACTAAAGATCTGAAGATTACAGTTTCTAAGAAGCCGACATTTTTAAGGGAGAATGAGGATAGATTACTGGAAAACCCGATTTCTGTTCCTCATTTCTTCATAAGCAACTCCCAccttgttttgtttcattacttATCATCACTTCAGAAACTTCACATATACGACTGCTCTAGTATAATTTCTTTTGAAGAGGTTTGTTTTCCACCTTTTCTTAAAGAAATAGAGATTGTGCGTTGCCATTCTCTTGTATATTTCGCAAGATATCAGATTGCCCCACAACTGAGAAGATTAAGTATCCGGGTTTGCAAAAACTTTAAATCATTAGTAGAGATTGAAGTAGGAAGTACTCAGACTTCATCTTATTggtcttcttcatcttctgctTCAACTCATTGCCTGATGATGCAAAAGGAGACATCTAGTCTTGAGGACTTGGCAATAAATAGTTGTCCCTCTATGACGTCCTTAGGCTACCTACTAATCAGGACGCTTAAACATCTTCGGATATCGGACTGTGCAAATATGGAGAAAATAGTCGATAGGTTCCATGATAACATTCTTCTTGAAGAAATTCAATTATGGAGATGCCCAAATCTTAAATCCTTCCCGGAGGGTCTATGCCACCTGACCAATCTTCTATCATTATCGATCATAAACTGTGAAAGTTTTGTTTCCTTTCCCAGAGAAGTGTTTCCAAGAAGCGCCTTCAACTTGAGGATGATTGAGATTTCCAACTGCCATAATTTGGAGGGCATCCCCAAAGGCATGCAGAACCTGAACTCTCTTCAGGACTTTCATGGATTGGCGTCTTTTCTAGAAGAGGGTTTTCCCACCAATCTAACAAGACTAGTAGTTTGGAAAGTCAAGAATTGCAAGGCACTGTTGGAGTTGGGATTGCACAGTCTCACCTCTCTTAGAGAGTTGTATATCAGTGGTGAAGATCCAGATTTGGTGTCCTTTCCACCCGAGGACAAGATGACACCACCCCTGCCCAAATCTCTCATTCAAATCACAATCGCCGACTTCCCAAATCTTACTAAACTCAGCAAGGGCTTTCAATTCCTCACctctcttgaatatcttgaagtATCTAGTTGTCCTAAACTAGCATCAATTCCAGAGGGGGGTTTGCCTCTTTCACTTACTCGACTTTATGTCATTCAATGTCCTCTGCTAAAAGAGAGATGCAATCCAATGAAAGGTAGATACTGGTCCACCATAGCCCACATCCCTTGCATAACTAATGGAGACATGGACATCCGGTTCTACTCCCTCCAAG AGAGCCGATCCAGATTAAGCACAACACATTCTGTACTTAAATGTTGTACAACTCCTTACAGCAgttactga
- the LOC133738831 gene encoding cytochrome P450 81Q32-like: protein MEEYYFWFMSLGFFFILLFSKFITQKYYWASNHRRVLPPSPPSIPIIGHLHLLRNKKEPLHRTFHKLSKKYGHVLFLRLGVRNLLVISSPSAVEECFTKNDVIFANRPRSLAGKHLNYNYKSLLWAPYGDYWRTLRRLTTLELFSAKQLTMLMNFRKEEVRVLLKELFEDCGGSTSGNWAKVELRPRLKKLSFNVMMKMIAGKRYYSEDGAEEEASSFRELIKELKAIHGISNLNDFFPVLQVVDFQGVEKRMMELMKKMDRFFQNLIDEHRRVRSDGVCIESKPTLIDIMLSLQQTDPEFYTDETMKGVITSIIRAGTESASTAVEWSMSLLLNHPDEMKKARAEIEANVGLERPLDEADLPKLEYLQKIYTEAIRLYPPAPLLVPRESSEECTINGFHVPRGTQLLVNAWSIHRDPELWENPTEFMPYRFGSGKTSGTEGCKMIPFGVGRRACSGAPLGKRLMGLILGALIQCFDWEKIDGKEIDMAEGLGQAMAKAEPFEALCKPRQDTISFLSTL from the exons ATGGAAGAATATTATTTCTGGTTCATGAGCTTGGGTTTTTTCTTCATTCTGCTCTTCTCCAAGTTCATAACACAAAAGTACTACTGGGCAAGTAACCATAGAAGAGTACTCCCACCAAGCCCACCTTCTATACCAATTATAGGTCATCTCCATTTGCTCAGAAACAAAAAGGAACCACTTCACCGGACTTTCCACAAACTCTCTAAGAAATATGGTCACGTCTTATTTCTCCGATTGGGCGTTCGGAACCTGCTCGTGATCTCTTCACCTTCTGCGGTTGAAGAATGCTTTACAAAGAACGATGTCATCTTTGCAAACCGTCCACGCTCCCTTGCCGGCAAACATCTCAACTACAACTACAAATCACTACTTTGGGCTCCGTACGGTGATTATTGGCGCACCCTCCGTCGCCTTACCACCTTAGAGCTCTTCTCCGCAAAGCAACTCACCATGCTCATGAATTTTCGGAAGGAGGAAGTCCGTGTTTTGCTCAAGGAACTGTTTGAAGACTGCGGTGGAAGTACTAGTGGGAATTGGGCAAAGGTGGAGTTGAGACCGAGGTTGAAGAAGCTGAGTTTCAACGTCATGATGAAGATGATAGCGGGGAAGAGGTATTATAGTGAAGATGGAGCGGAGGAGGAAGCGAGCAGCTTTAGGGAGTTGATAAAGGAGCTGAAGGCGATCCATGGGATTTCAAATCTCAATGATTTCTTCCCGGTTCTTCAAGTGGTGGATTTTCAAGGGGTGGAGAAGAGGATGATGGAattgatgaagaagatggaCCGATTTTTTCAAAACCTTATCGACGAGCACCGGAGGGTAAGGAGTGATGGAGTCTGCATTGAGAGTAAGCCAACTTTGATCGATATAATGCTATCTTTGCAACAGACAGATCCTGAGTTTTACACAGACGAAACCATGAAAGGTGTTATAACC TCAATTATACGTGCTGGGACTGAATCTGCATCGACGGCCGTGGAGTGGTCAATGTCACTTCTTCTCAACCATCCAGATGAAATGAAAAAGGCTAGAGCAGAAATAGAAGCTAATGTTGGATTGGAACGACCCTTAGATGAAGCAGATCTGCCTAAACTAGAATACCTACAGAAAATATACACCGAGGCAATAAGGTTATATCCACCTGCGCCACTTCTTGTGCCGCGCGAGTCATCGGAGGAATGCACGATCAATGGTTTCCACGTGCCTCGTGGCACACAGTTATTGGTCAATGCTTGGAGCATTCATAGGGATCCTGAACTGTGGGAGAATCCAACAGAGTTTATGCCATATCGATTTGGAAGCGGCAAGACTAGTGGTACTGAAGGGTGTAAGATGATTCCTTTTGGTGTTGGGAGACGAGCTTGTTCTGGAGCTCCTCTCGGAAAAAGATTGATGGGGCTGATACTGGGCGCCCTGATTCAATGCTTTGACTGGGAGAAAATAGATGGGAAAGAAATTGACATGGCAGAAGGACTAGGACAAGCCATGGCTAAAGCTGAGCCCTTCGAGGCCTTATGCAAACCTCGCCAAGACACCATCAGTTTTCTCTCTACATTATGA
- the LOC133738839 gene encoding RHOMBOID-like protein 5: MYYPPGPPPLYYPPPPPQFYAPPPLPPPPRRYSPWLVPLICLVNLGMFVYEMYKNNCPSRHPRDQCMLGDPFGRFSFEPFKEVKWIGPSAETIKKLGGLDQQLVVKGESWRLFSCMWLHAGVIHLIFNILSLDFVGLRLERDFGYHRFVFVYVLAGLGGSVASCLRIIKQDLTSHAVSAGASGAIFGLCGASLSELITNWTIYDDKCSSIMILVLNLVLNVALGFLLKMDMSGHIGGFVAGFFLGFVFFIKPQFGYISSKFIPAYHEVKRTPRHNFCQYFLAIVGLVGSIALFAAGFGKLFNIKEIKEKLPNPVNNY; encoded by the exons ATGTATTATCCACCAGGTCCGCCTCCACTGTATTATCCACCACCCCCGCCACAGTTTTACGCCCCACCGCCCTTGCCACCACCCCCAAGGCGATACTCTCCGTGGCTTGTGCCTCTCATATGCTTGGTTAATCTTGGAATGTTTGTGTACGAAATGTATAAGAACAATTGCCCATCTAGACACCCAAGGGATCAGTGTATGTTAGGTGATCCTTTTGGCAGGTTCTCATTCGAACCCTTCAAAGAAGTCAAATGGATTGGTCCTTCCGCAGAAAC TATTAAGAAATTAGGAGGCCTCGATCAGCAACTAGTTGTGAAAGGTGAATCATGGCGCCTTTTCTCTTGCATGTGGCTTCATGCTGGAGTCATTCATTTAATTTTCAACATACTCAGCCTTGATTTCGTTGGACTCCGACTTGAGCGCGACTTTGGATATC ATAGATTTGTGTTTGTGTATGTGCTTGCTGGGTTGGGCGGAAGTGTAGCGTCTTGTCTTCGTATTATTAAACAAGACTTGACATCACATGCTGTGTCAGCTGGCGCATCTGGGGCAATTTTTGGATTGTGTGGAGCCTCCCTTTCTGAGCTGATCACAAACTGGACAATCTATGATGATAAG TGCTCGTCGATCATGATACTCGTTCTCAATCTTGTCTTGAACGTGGCACTTGGATTTCTACTGAAAATGGACATGTCAGGTCATATAGGAGGTTTTGTAGCTGGGTTCTtccttggttttgtttttttcatcAAGCCTCAGTTTGGATATATAAGTAGCAAGTTTATTCCAGCATACCATGAAGTCAAACGTACACCAAGGCACAACTTCTGTCAATATTTCCTAGCGATTGTAGGTCTTGTCGGATCAATTGCTCT ATTTGCGGCTGGCTTCGGTAAGCTATTTAACATTAAGGAAATTAAAGAGAAGTTGCCGAATCCCGTCAACAATTATTGA